Part of the Halomarina litorea genome is shown below.
CCGCGTGGATCGGGACCGACAGCGCGACGCGACACGCCGTCACCCCGCACGCCGCGACGGGGGCGGCCGACGACTACCTCGACGAGGTGGTCATCTCGACGGGTGGCGGCGACGGCGTCCGCGACCCCGTCGGACAGGCCCTCGCCACGCGGTCGGTCGTCGTCGTGGACGACCTGCAGGCGACGGAGGGGGGCCGGTGGCAGGCGGCCGCCGCAGCCCAGGGATTCGGCGCGGCCATCGCCGTTCCGCTCACCTACGAGGACACGCAGTACGGGGCGCTCGGCCTGTTCGCCGACCGCCCCGGCGCGTTCGAGGACGCGGACGAGGTGTCGGTCCTCGAGGAACTGGGCGAGACCATCGGCCACGCGGTCAACGCCGCCGAGAGCCGCCGCGCCCTGCTGGCGGACCGGGTCGTCGAACTGGAGTTCGCCATCGATCAACCCGACTCCGCGCTCCACCACATCTCGGCGGACATCGACTGCCAGTTCCGCTTGGAGGGCGTCGTCGCCGCGACCAACGGGTCGTTCTTGGAGTACTTCGCCGTCGTGGACTGCGACCCCGAGGCGGTGCTGGAACAGGCCGAGACCGAACCCGCCATCAGCTACGCCCGGTTCGTGGGCGAACACGGGGGGGAGGCGCTCTTCGAGTTCGTCTTCGACGAGGAGCAGGTAGTACAGGCGTTCGGCCGACTCGGCGCGCGCGTCGTGGACCTCGTCGTCGAGGACGGGCGCTACGAGGTGACCGTCGAACTCCCCTTCGAGAGCGATATCCACGCCATCACGACGGGGCTCCAGGAACGCTACGAGGCGGCGAGCCTCCTCGCCCAGCGCGAGACGGAACACGCGCTCACCTCGCGCCATGAGCTCTGGGCGTCGTTTCAGGAACGGCTCACCGACCGCCAGTGGGAGGTCGTCCAGACGGCGTTCTTCGCGGGGTTCTTCGACTGGCCCCGCTCCAGCACCGGCGAGGAAGTCGCGGAGTCCCTCGACGTCTCGCCGTCGACGTTCCACGAGCACCTCCGGGCCGCCGAGCGGAAACTGCTCGAGGCACTGCTGGAGGGCTAGGGGTCAGAGTCCGAGCGCCGCCCCCGCCGTCGCGAGCGCAGACGGCCCGTACCAGACGACGCCCGCGGCGACGGCCAGTTCGACCGCCGTCACCGCGAGTGTCACCGCGTTGGCGAACCGACTGCTCGTCGCCACGCCTGTCGGGAGGCTGTACTCCTTCGGGAAGGGATAGAACAGGGCGATACCCCGCTTGCTCCCCACCACGTCGAGGACGTAGTGGGTGAGGACGCCCACCCAGACCCAGTGGAGGTTGTCGAAGGCGAACGGGAACGCGAGGAACACCCCCAGCGTGAGGAGGTTGTGGAGGGTCTTGCGGTGGCTCCCGAAGGCGGTGTCGACGTCGGGGAACAGCGCACCGAGGACAACGGGGACGGTCACCGCGGCGACGGTCCGCAGGGTCTCCGTTCCGCCGGACGGTTCGAGGATGAACCCCAACCCGACGCCGAGGAGGAGGCCGTTGATGACGTGTCCGTCCTTGTTCACGCCCGTCGGTGGCGCGAGCGCGCCTAAAACGTTGTCTCTCTCCGGGTGGCGACTCAACCGGACTCGATTCGCTCCAGCAGGTCCGTGAGCGCCCGGTCGACGAACCCCGCCTTCACCTCCTCGCGTGTGCCCTCCACGACGTGCCGTTTCACCGTGGTCCGCGACTCGCCGGTCCCCCACGGCGCGGCGTTCGCGACGCCGACGTACACCGTCCCGACCGGGTCCTCGTCGGTGCCGCCGTCGGGCCCCGCGATGCCCGTCGTCGCCAGCCCCCACGTCGCGTCGGCGGTGTCACAGACCGCGCGGGCCATCTGCCGGGCGACGGGTTCGCTCACCGCGCCGTGGTCGTCCAGCGTCTCCCGCGAGATGGCCAGCAGGTCCCGTTTGGCGTCGTAGGAGTACGAGACCACGCTCCGGTCGAAGTAGTCGCTCGCCCCCGACACGTCCGTGATGCGGGACCCGACGAGACCGCCCGTACACGACTCGGCGATAGCGAGCGTGGCGTCTCGTTCGCGGAGGACCTCGCCGACCCGCTTCTCGATGGGTTCGTCGTCGCCGTCACCGCTCTCGTCGCTCATACCCCACCCTCGCCTGGACGGGGAAAGAATCGTTCGCCCCTACGTGTACAGAAGACCTATACCTCGGTTCCGACCGCACTCCCCATGCCCGGCGCACGCGTCACCCGCGGCGAGCGAGTCGCCCTCCGAACCCTCGAACGCGGGGACCTGTCGTTCGTCCAGCGCGCCTGTACCGACCCCGACCTCAGATACCCCCTCGGGACTCCCGTCAAGAACCGGACGGAACTGGAGGAGGGCTTCGAAGACCGCTCGGACGACCGTTTCGTCGTCTGTCTCGACGCGCCGGACGCCCCACCCGGCGCGCCCGACGAGGGCGACACGGAGCCAATCGGCGTCGTGAGCGTTCAGGACGCCGACTGGAAGCGCCCGGAACTGGGCTACTGGCTCGTCCCGTCGGTCCACGGCGAAGGATACGGCACGGAGGCCGTCTCGCTGGCCGTCGACTACACCTTTCGGACCTACGACGTGCCCGCAATCGGCGCCGGGGCGTTCGCCTCGAACGACGCCTCGCGGGGCCTGCTCGAATCGCTCGGGTTCACCGAGGAGGGCTGTCGTCGGAAGTTCATGTACGTCGACGGGGAGTACCGCGACATGGTCCAGTACGGCCTGCTCCGCGAGGAGTGGCGCGGGTAGGTCGCGGGGGTAGGTGAGAGAGCGAAAGAACGACGACGCCCCGTGTACCACTCGCGGCATGGACTTCGACCGGCCCGTCTTCTTCGACGTGATGGCCTACGCCGACGCCGCCGAGGGCGACGTGGTTGACATGGTCAGCGGCAACCCCGACTGGGAGCCACCCGAGGCCCTGCGGGAGGGCCTCCGCGAGTACGCCGACGGCCCGCCCGCCGACTTCCAGTACCCGCCGAGCGAGGGCCTCGGCGACCTCCGCGAGGAGATAGCGACGCGGCGCGGGGTGGACGTCGACCGCGTGGTCGTCACGAACGGCGGCGGCGAGGCGAACTACCTCGCGATGGCCTGCGGGCTGGACGCCTTCTCGGGGACCGAGACGCTCCTCACGGACCCCACCTACCCCTACTACCCGGACCGCGCGGCGATGCTCGGCTCCGAGGTGCGGTACGTCCCCGTCGGCCCGACGGGAGACCTCGACCCCGCGGACGTGCGCGAACGCGCCAGCGAGGACACCGCCCTCGTCGTCGTCAACTCGCCGAACAACCCGACCGGGGCGGTGTACGACGCCGACACCGTCGCGGAACTCGTCGGAATCGCCGAGGAGCACGACGCCCTCCTCGTGAGCGACGAGGTGTACGACCACTTCGACTACTCCGGGCGCTTCGCCAGCGCACTCGCCGTCGAATCCGAGAACCGCGTCGTCACCGGGTCGTTCTCGAAGTCGATGGCCATCACGGGCCTCCGGGTGGGCTACGCGATTCTCCCCGAGGCGCTGGTAGGACCGGCGCGCGCCCGCCACATGCTCGTGAACGTCGCTGGGAGCCACCCGGGGCAGCGTGCCGTCCTCTCCGCGCTTCGCGACACCGGGCCGGAGTACTACGAGGCCAACCGGGACCTGCTCCGCGAGCGAGTCCGCGTGTTCACCGACGCCCTCGACAGGGCGGGCGCGGAGTACGTCGTCCCCGACGGCGCGTTCTACGTCCTCGCGCGCTTCGAGGGGATGGAGGGCACCCTCGACAACGCGAAACGGCTCGTCGACGAGACGGGCGTGGCGGGGATGCCCGGCGACGCGTTCGGCGAGACGACCAGCGGGTGGTTCCGCTACGCGCTCGTGACCGACCGGGTGGAGGAGGCCGCCGAGCGACTGGCCGAGTCGATGGGCTGACCGTGACCCCCGCTGACAGGAGGTGCAACGCGCTACCAACGAGTACACAAGCCTCGGTCGGGTAGCGCCGGTATGAGCTCCATCGAGGTCGAGGCGGTCGACTCTCTCGACGCCGACGAGGTGACGCCGGAGGGCCTCGACGCCCCCGAGTACGTCCTCTACGGCGGGAAGGGCGGCGTCGGGAAGACGACGATGGCCGCGGCGTCGGCGCTCGCCAGCGCCAACGACGGGACGGCGACGCTGGCCATCTCGACCGACCCAGCCCACTCGCTGTCGGACGTCCTGGAAACCGACATTCCGAGCGAACCGACCAGAATCCGGGAGGACATGCCGCTCTACGCGGTCGAAATCGACCCCGAGGCGGCGGACTCGCCGCTGGAGAGTGCCGGTCTCGGGATGGGGGCGGGCGGTGCGGGTGGACCGGGCGGCGCGGGTTCGGACGACGGTGGCGACGGCCCCCTCGGCGGCATGGGCGTCGGCGAGGGACTGGGACAGGCCGACGCGATGTTCGGCGGGATGAACCCCATGTCGGCGGGCGCGATGCCCGGCGCGGACGAGACGGCGGCGATGCAGTTGCTCCTCGAGTACCTCGACGACGACCGGTTCGACCGCGTCGTCGTGGACACCGCGCCGACGGGCCACACGCTCCGCCTCCTCCAGCTCCCGGAGGCGCTCGACTCGATGATGGGTCGCGTCCTCCAGTTCCGCGAGCAGATGAGCGGGATGCTCGGCGACATGCCCGGTCCGTTCGGGGACGGGGACGCTGCCGACGTGGACGGCCTGCGCGAGTTCGCCGACAGAATCGAACGCCTCCGCGCCGCGTTGCAGGACCCCGAACGGACCGACTTCCGAGTCGTGATGGTCCCCGAGCGCCTGAGCGTCGTCGAGTCCGAACGCCTCATCCGGGAGCTGGACGACTTCGGCATCCCCGTCTCGACGGTGGTGGTAAACCGGGTGACGGAGGACCTCGAGAACGTCGTCGACGTGGAGAGCGGGTGGGTCGTCAGCCCGAACCCCGAGAACTGCGAGTTCTGTGCGAAGCGCTGGGAGAGCCAGCAGGAGGCGCTCTCGCGGGCGCAGGAGGTGTTCCGGGGCCACGATGTGAAGCGGGTCCCGCTGTTCGCCGAGGAGGTCAGCGGCGAGACGATGCTGCGCGTCGTCGCGGCCTGCCTCGCCTGACCTACTCGACGAGCACGAGTCGCAGGTCGTTGACGTTCGTGGTGCTCTCGACGTCGAGCAACGCGTCCCGCTCCCGGAGGAACGGGAGGGCGTCGTTGTCCGCGAGGGCCTCGCGGGCGGCGTCCGCGTCGTCCCCGACGGTCCCCGAATCGACGACGGCCCCCGCCACGTCCGTCCCGCCGTCGTGGCCGTCGGTGTCCACGCTGGCGAGCGTGACACCCTCGGGCAGGTCGAGGGCCGCCGCCAGCGCGAGTTCGAGGTTCGGGCCGCCCTCGCCGTCGCCCGCGACGGTGACGGTCACCTCGCCGCCCGAGAGGACGGCGGCGGGCGGCGCCACGGGGTCGCCCGCCGCGCCCACCTCCTCGGCGACGGCGACGTGCGCCAGGGCGATCTCCCGGGCCTCCCCGCGCATCGACGAGGAGAGCACGAGCGGGTCGTACCCCGACTCGAAGGCGAGGTCGGCGGCCGCGTCGATGGCCGTCCGCGTGTTCACGAGGAGGTGCGTGTGGACGTGGTCGAGGTCGGTGGCCGCCTCGCCGCCCGTCCGGAGTGCCTCCCGCACCGACTCGTCGGCCTCGATGCCGTAGCGGTCGAGGACGGCGAGCGCCTCCTCCGCGCTCGATTCGTCGGGCGCGAACGGCCCGCTGGCGATGACGCCGGGGTCGTCGCCCACCACGTCGCTGACGAGGAGGGCGAGGGCGGTTGCGGGGGCGGCGGCGGCCGCCAGCCCCCCGCCTTTCACCCGCGAGAGGCGCTTGCGAACGGCGTTTATCTCGTGGATGTCCGCGCCGCTCTCGACCAGCGCCTCGGTCAGTTCGCGGAAGGCGTCGAGGGGCACGGTCGGCGCGGCCAGCAGAGCGCTCCCGCCGCCCGTGACCGGCGCGACGACGAGCGTTCGCTCGTCACAGCGCTCCAACAGGTCCAGCACCCGCTCGGTGGCATCGACGTTCCGCTCGCTCGGGACGGGGTGGTCGCCGACGAGCGCCTCGACGCGCGGAGGGACGTTCTCCTCGTCCTCCGCGTCGTCTCTAGCGCTCTCGTCGTCTCCCGTGACGTCCTCCGCGCCGTCCCCCTCCTCGTCCGTGTCGTCGCCCTCGACGGGTCGCAGTCCCTCGGTGTCCCCGTCGGTGACGACCACGCCCTCGGTGATTCGCTGCCCGAGGACCGCACCGAGGCCGCGGACGACGGCGGCCGCCGCCTTCCCGCCGCCCGCGACGACGATGCGGTCGTAGTCCGCGAAGTCGAACGTCTCGCCGCCGACGTGGAGCCGCTCGGCCTCGACGTGCAGTTGCTCGCGGACCGCCCGCTCGGGGTCGGCGGCGGCGACGCCCGCCTCGATACACGCCTCCGCGACGTCACGTGACATGGTTCAGAGCAGGCGGTTGAGCAGCCCGTAGGCGGTGTCCTGCAGTCGGTCGGGCAGGTAGCGGGCCTTCAGTGTCAGGTCGGCGAACGCCCCGACCGGGTAGCGCGGTTCCGGATCCGGCGTGAGGCCGGCCTCGAGGATGACCTCCGCCACCTGGTCGGGCGTCACCGCGACGGGGCTCTGCCCGCCGAAGACGGTGCTGTCCTCGTAGAGGCGGTAGATGGTCTCGTAGGCCCCCGAGCGGTCGAGGGGGGCGAACTGGTCGTCCGTCCGGTCGGCGAACGCCGTCTCGACCGGCCCGGGTTCGACGAGGACGGCCTCCACGTCGTACGGTTCGACCTCGTTGCGGAGCGCGTCGGTCAGCGCCTCCAGCGAGAACTTCGAGGCGCAGTAGACGCCCATCCCGGGCGTGGAGACACGCCCGGCGACGCTGGAGACGTTGACGATGCGCCCCGACTCGCGTTCGCGCATGTGCGGGAGGACGGCCCGGATGAGCCGGTGGGGGCCGTAGAGGTTCACGTCGAACTGTCGGTGGAGCACGTCGGTCGGGACGTCCTCGACGGGGCCGAACTGCCCGTAGCCGGCGTTGTTGACGAGGCAGTCGATGCGGCCCTGTTCCTCCACGATGCGGTCGACGACGCCCTCCACCTGCGTCGCGTCGGTCACGTCGAGCGCCGCCGTCTCACAGCCGATGTCGGCGAGGTCCTGCACGTCGGCCGTGTCGCGGGCCGTCGCGTAGACCGTCCACTCCTCCTCGCGGAACGCCCGGGCGGTCGCCCGACCGATACCGGACGAGCACCCTGTAATCAGCACGGTCTTTGCCATGTCCGCGAGTCTCGCGCCCCGCACTTAAGGGTCGCCGGTCGAGGGGCGGCGGCGTTCGCAAGCCAAAGCAGTTCCCTCTGGAGGCCCCACTATTCGATAGACGAAATGACGGGTCCGGACCCGCGCCCGGTCGTCGGGTGCGCCGTCCCGCCCCGTCCGTTCACAGACTATCCATGAGCACGAACGACTCGGACGCCCCCGACCGAATCGACCAGACCCGCCGGAGCGACGCCATCAGACGCGTCGGCGAGGAGTACGTGATGCCGAAGAGCGTCGTCGAGGGACAGCTCCACCCCTCCGAGCACCGTCTGGTCCCGGACCAGTCGCGCGCGCCGGCCAGCGACGCGCTGCTCGATGCGCTCATCGACGCCTTCAGCACGGTGGCCCCGACGACGCCGACGGATCAGATCCGGGCCGCCGAGGAGGTCGCCGACCTGCTACGGGAACTGCGCGACAGCGACCGGCCGCTGATCGTCGTCCGCGAGTCGCGCTGACGGTCAGGCTCGGTCGCCGGCCACCTCGGCCTTCGCCGCGTCGGCGTACTCGTCGGCCAGCCGCGTCGGTTCGGGGAGCTTGTACCCGCCCCGGAAGCGGTCGACGAGGTCGGCGGCGGTCTCCGCGCTCAGGCGGTGGCCCGGCGAGACGTACACCGGGTTGATGCGGAAGGAGGTGTCGAACTGCCGAGTCTGGACGGCGTAGCCGATGACCGTCCCCGCGGGGGCGCTCACGTCGTCGTCCGCCTCTACGGCCACACGCTCGCCCGCGTCGAGTTCGTCCGTCGGTTCTACTGGCACGCCACAGAGGAGGTTCTTCGCGACGCCGAGCGACGGCACGTCCAGCGCCACGCCCATGTGTGTCGCCAGCCCCGCCTGTCGGTAGTGGATGCGCCCGGACCCGTCGAAGAACACGACGTCCGGTTCGGTTTCGAGCGTCTCGAAGGCGTCGAGGATGGGGCCGCCCTCGCGGAACGAGAGCAGGCCGGGGATGTAGGGGAACTCCATCGGCGAGACGGCGTAGGTGCGTTCGACCACCTCGCTCCCCCGCAGGACGACGATGGCGCTCACGACTCGTTCGTCGAGGAACGCCTGGTCGACGCCCGCGACGAGGGGCGGGTCCGATTCCCCTCCGTCGCCCTCGTGGCCGCCGAACGCGGCCGCGTCGCCGAACGAGGACTGCTCTCCGGGACCGTCGCCCCCGACGCAGACCGCCCGCGCGTCGAAGGGGAAGTCGTCCTCGAAGCGGGCGCTCGCGGCGATGTCGTCCTGCAGTGCCTCCATCTCCGCGCGACTCATCGACGGGTCGGGCCGGAACTCGGGGTGGGGTACGTCCATCGGCTCAGAAGGGCCCGCGGCCGCGTCCCGGTCCGCCAGCGCCGCCGCCCAACTGGAGGTTGCTGGGGCCGCTGACGCCCTGTCTGCGGACGTACTCGCCATAGGCGAGACCGATGACCAGTCCGGTGAGGTGGGCCGCGTGGGCGATGTTGCCGCCGAGGACGTTCGTCGTCGGCGAGAGCATCCCGAGGACCGAGAGGCCGGCGTAGCCGAACGTAATGACCCAGATGGGGACGGGAATGAAGAAGTAGAGCAGGACCCGCATGTCCGGGCTGAGGACGGTGAGGACGGCGAGGACGGCCATGACCGCGCCGCTGGCCCCGAGGACGGCCGAGGGGGTGTTCAACAGGAGGCTGAGGCCGATCTGTCCGAGGCCGGCGGCCATCCCGCTGACGAAGAACAGCGCGGTGTAGGCCCGCGACCCGACGTGTCGCTCCACGATGGGGCCGAAAAAGAACAGGGCGATGCCGTTGGCGAAGATGTGACCGAACCCGCCGTGGGCGAAGATGGAGGTGACCCACGTCCAGACGTAGAGGGGATTGGCCGTCGAGAGGGTGAACAGGTCCCGCCACGCCGCCGACCCGGCGGGGATGCCGAGTGCCGGCGCGATGCCGTACTGCGCGACGAACGTCAGGAGCATCAGGCCGAGGAAGGGGTAGGTCATGTTCCCCCGGAAATAGGAGAGGGGACCGCCGGTGGACGTGACGCGGGAAGCGACGCTCTTCGCCCGCCCCTGCTGGTTCACGCTGTCGTCGAAGCCGCTGTCGAAGACGCCGCTCGGGTCACCCCAGTTCTGCAAGCCGGCGCAGTCGTGGTTCTCCGGGAGGCGGTGGTCGGAGCAGTAGGTGCCGCCGCAGTGCCGACAGCGGTACGGCATGCTCTCCTCTCGCCCACACACGTCGCACGTTGCCATTGCCACCGCTACGATGCTGTCAGCAAAGGGATTTGGGGTGTGGCGCGGCGGTTCCTCCCGGCTGCGGAGGCGTTCGCGGCGCTCGACGGACTCCGAACCGTTCAAGCCTCGCCGTCGACACCGTCCGTGTATGCAGTCGTCGCACAGCACGAGCGACCTGACCCTGCTGGGTGGCGCGGGCGCGTTCGCGTGTTGCTCGCTTGCGGGGGCCGCACTCGACTACGGGACCGCGTGGGTCTGGGGGTTCGCCATGCCCGCCTTCGCGCTCGTCTTCCTCGCGGCCCTGCCGGGGTGTTCCTGTCGCCGGGCGCTCGGGCGGGACTCGCGGGAGACGACCGTACAGGTGGCGCTCCTCCTCTCCGGTACCCTCGTCGGGAGCGCGGGCTACCTCCTCGGGGCGTCGCTCGTCGGGGAGGCGGGGAGCGTCGTCTTCGCCGTCGGCGTCCTCGTGGGCGCCGTCTCGGCGTGACTCGCCGGGGTCAGAGTCCTTCGAGTGCACGGAGGCGCTGTTCTATCTCGGGGGGCGCACCGCTCGGCCCGTCGCGGACGCGGTGGTCGGGGATGACGAGGGGTGCGGGGTTGGCCGCGAGCGCGGTCCGGACGGCGTCGTGGTCCTCGTCGCTGCTGGCGTCGAGGCCGGGCGTCATCCGCGTCAGCCGTTCGACGGACACCTGTTCGCCGTAGGGGACCTCCCGGGTGGTCTCCAGTACCTCCCGCTGGTCGGTGGGGACGGTCAGCGCGACGGCCACGTCGTCGAACTCCTCCCGTTCGCCCTCCAGGTACGCGTCGATGCGGTCGAGGAGGGCGTGGTCCGCGTCCTCGTCGTCGGACTCCTCGGGGAAGGAGACGGCGAGGACGCGGTCGCTCGCGAGGCCGAGCTGGACGTAGCAGTCGAGGTACTCGGACTCGCGGGTGTAGATGCCGGCGTCGTCCATGCTACCTACAGGTCGATGCCACCTATGAAAGTTAGTCCGGCGCTAGCGGCTTCCGCCGCCGCGCCCTCACAGCGTCTCCGCGTACGAGTCGAAGACGTCGTGGCTGGTGACGAGTCCGATGTGTCCCGGGCCCCGCACGCGGACGTTCCGGACGTTCGACGCCGTGAACGGGAGGCGGGCGCGGTGGCCCGGCAGGACGGCCTCGTCGTCCTCGCTCCAGACGGCGGTGTAGTTCACCGCGCGCGGGAGGCGACGACCGTTGAGCGTCCGCAGGAAGTCGCTCCCGGGGAGCATCGCCCGCCCGCCGGGCGTCCACGACCCCGCGCGGGCGAGCGCCGTCCCCTGATGGGGCGTGCCGAGGGTGACGAGGTCGTGGACGTTGGGCGCGCCGTCCTCGCGTTCGACGTACCAGCGCACGCCCAGGCCGCCCATCGAGTGGGCCACCACGTCCACCCGGGAGTCGTGTCGGTCCCGGAGGCGTTCGACGGCCCGACCGATTCGCCGGGCGTAGCGTTCGGGGGACCCGACGGTCGTTCCGGGCAGCCACCCGAGGCTGAGCGTCTCGACGGCGTCCCGAGTGTACCCCGAGTCGTAGAAGTGGTCGGCGAGCGTCCGCCACCACGGCGAGTGGCCGGTGTCGCCGTACCCGTGGACGAGGAGGACCGGTTCGTCGCCGGGCGGGCCGTCCCTCCCCTCGCGGTTCGCGTCCATCACGCCCGGGAGGCCGAGCGGACGGAAAAGGGAGCGGGGGAACACACAAGTCTTATGTCCATTCTAGTCCATCGTAGTACAACGATGAACACTAACGAGGAGCTCGCCCCGGCCGTCGCGTCGATTCTCGACGCGGCGCGCGGGCGACAGCCACCCGAGGGGCGGGTGTCGGTGTCCCCTCGGCGTCTCCCCGAGGCGCTGGCGGCGGCCGACCGCGACGGCCGCGTCCCCGTCATCGCGGAGGTCAAGCCGACCAGTCCGACGACCGAGGGCCGCGACGACCGCGACCCGGTCGACCTCGCCCGCGAGATGGTCGCGGGGGGCGCGGCGGCGCTGTCGGTACTGACCGAACCCGAGCACTTCGGCGGATCCGTCGAGACGCTCGAACGCGTCCGCGAGGCCGTGGACGTGCCCGTCCTCCGAAAGGACTTCCTCCTGGAGGAGGCGCACCTCGACGCCGTCGAGACGGACGTCGTCCTCCTCATCGCCCGGTTCGTGGACGACCTGCCGGGGATGCTGGCGGCGGCCCGCGACCGGGGCTTCCAGGTGCTCGTGGAGGTCCACTCCGAGGCGGAACTCCGCGAGGCGCTCGACGCGGGCGCGGACATCGTCGGAATCAACAACCGCGACCTGGCGAACCTCGTGGTCAACCTGGAGACGTTCGTGGACGTCGCGAGACACGCACCCGACAGCGTGACTCTCATTGCGGAGAGCGGCATAGCCACGCCATCGGACGCCGCCCGGATGCGCCGGGCGGGCGCTGACGGCCTGCTGGTCGGGACGGCCATCATGCGCGGCGACAGCGTCGAAGCGAGCACCCGACGCCTCACGACACCCCAGACATGAGTTCGAACACGAACGAGAACCCGAGTAAGTTCGGCGACTACGGCGGCCAGTACGTCCCCGAGGCCCTGATGCCGGCCATCGAGGAACTGGACGACGCCTTCCGGCGCTACGTCCTGGAGAACGAGGGCGGCTTCGTGGACGAGTTCCGCGAGCGCATCCGGGACTTCGGCGGGCGACCCACCCCGCTCCAGTACGCCGAGCAGTTGAGCGCGCGCTACGATACGGACGTCTACCTCAAGCGCGAGGACCTCCTCCACGGCGGGGCACACAAACTCAACAACGCCCTCGGGCAGGTCCTCCTCGCGAAGTACATGGGCAAGGAGCGAATCGTCGCGGAGACGGGCGCCGGCCAGCACGGCACCGCCACCGCGATGGCCGCCGCCCACCTCGACATGCCCTGCGTCGTCTACATGGGCCGGCGCGACATCAACCGGCAGCGACCCAACGTCTTCCGGATGCGCCTCAACGGTGCCGAGGTCGAACCCGTCACCGCGGGCCGGGGCACCCTGAAGGAG
Proteins encoded:
- a CDS encoding pyridoxal phosphate-dependent aminotransferase — translated: MDFDRPVFFDVMAYADAAEGDVVDMVSGNPDWEPPEALREGLREYADGPPADFQYPPSEGLGDLREEIATRRGVDVDRVVVTNGGGEANYLAMACGLDAFSGTETLLTDPTYPYYPDRAAMLGSEVRYVPVGPTGDLDPADVRERASEDTALVVVNSPNNPTGAVYDADTVAELVGIAEEHDALLVSDEVYDHFDYSGRFASALAVESENRVVTGSFSKSMAITGLRVGYAILPEALVGPARARHMLVNVAGSHPGQRAVLSALRDTGPEYYEANRDLLRERVRVFTDALDRAGAEYVVPDGAFYVLARFEGMEGTLDNAKRLVDETGVAGMPGDAFGETTSGWFRYALVTDRVEEAAERLAESMG
- a CDS encoding ArsA family ATPase → MSSIEVEAVDSLDADEVTPEGLDAPEYVLYGGKGGVGKTTMAAASALASANDGTATLAISTDPAHSLSDVLETDIPSEPTRIREDMPLYAVEIDPEAADSPLESAGLGMGAGGAGGPGGAGSDDGGDGPLGGMGVGEGLGQADAMFGGMNPMSAGAMPGADETAAMQLLLEYLDDDRFDRVVVDTAPTGHTLRLLQLPEALDSMMGRVLQFREQMSGMLGDMPGPFGDGDAADVDGLREFADRIERLRAALQDPERTDFRVVMVPERLSVVESERLIRELDDFGIPVSTVVVNRVTEDLENVVDVESGWVVSPNPENCEFCAKRWESQQEALSRAQEVFRGHDVKRVPLFAEEVSGETMLRVVAACLA
- a CDS encoding metal-dependent hydrolase; the protein is MNKDGHVINGLLLGVGLGFILEPSGGTETLRTVAAVTVPVVLGALFPDVDTAFGSHRKTLHNLLTLGVFLAFPFAFDNLHWVWVGVLTHYVLDVVGSKRGIALFYPFPKEYSLPTGVATSSRFANAVTLAVTAVELAVAAGVVWYGPSALATAGAALGL
- a CDS encoding bacterio-opsin activator domain-containing protein, which codes for MTDPSSGDDGTHAVAAERCGDRQRPLLGGPTGTPRVVVFVAHDENRRLLAEWLATDYDVVTASSPDDLDGSFDLAVVDRVALAHHEEPLMERKRRERPVLLPFLFVVSQQELDRLGPGVWEQIDGVVRERVDELITTPIKKAELEGRLSNLLNSRELSLRLRDQREQYRRLLSVAPETITTVDSDGTVRYLNSRGAELFGVDDPEALYGESLFDAIHEADREAVRSLVGGVGDSDECAPGEATGDDGPRGAIEARVVTDGEVSHAELIAAAITYDRRPAVQLVVRDVTERHLREQEITRQRDALRTLDRLNALIRDIDQGLVRATDRAEIEHTVCDRLVGSGRYVAAWIGTDSATRHAVTPHAATGAADDYLDEVVISTGGGDGVRDPVGQALATRSVVVVDDLQATEGGRWQAAAAAQGFGAAIAVPLTYEDTQYGALGLFADRPGAFEDADEVSVLEELGETIGHAVNAAESRRALLADRVVELEFAIDQPDSALHHISADIDCQFRLEGVVAATNGSFLEYFAVVDCDPEAVLEQAETEPAISYARFVGEHGGEALFEFVFDEEQVVQAFGRLGARVVDLVVEDGRYEVTVELPFESDIHAITTGLQERYEAASLLAQRETEHALTSRHELWASFQERLTDRQWEVVQTAFFAGFFDWPRSSTGEEVAESLDVSPSTFHEHLRAAERKLLEALLEG
- a CDS encoding endonuclease V, which encodes MDVPHPEFRPDPSMSRAEMEALQDDIAASARFEDDFPFDARAVCVGGDGPGEQSSFGDAAAFGGHEGDGGESDPPLVAGVDQAFLDERVVSAIVVLRGSEVVERTYAVSPMEFPYIPGLLSFREGGPILDAFETLETEPDVVFFDGSGRIHYRQAGLATHMGVALDVPSLGVAKNLLCGVPVEPTDELDAGERVAVEADDDVSAPAGTVIGYAVQTRQFDTSFRINPVYVSPGHRLSAETAADLVDRFRGGYKLPEPTRLADEYADAAKAEVAGDRA
- a CDS encoding SDR family oxidoreductase, which encodes MAKTVLITGCSSGIGRATARAFREEEWTVYATARDTADVQDLADIGCETAALDVTDATQVEGVVDRIVEEQGRIDCLVNNAGYGQFGPVEDVPTDVLHRQFDVNLYGPHRLIRAVLPHMRERESGRIVNVSSVAGRVSTPGMGVYCASKFSLEALTDALRNEVEPYDVEAVLVEPGPVETAFADRTDDQFAPLDRSGAYETIYRLYEDSTVFGGQSPVAVTPDQVAEVILEAGLTPDPEPRYPVGAFADLTLKARYLPDRLQDTAYGLLNRLL
- a CDS encoding glycerate kinase type-2 family protein; the encoded protein is MSRDVAEACIEAGVAAADPERAVREQLHVEAERLHVGGETFDFADYDRIVVAGGGKAAAAVVRGLGAVLGQRITEGVVVTDGDTEGLRPVEGDDTDEEGDGAEDVTGDDESARDDAEDEENVPPRVEALVGDHPVPSERNVDATERVLDLLERCDERTLVVAPVTGGGSALLAAPTVPLDAFRELTEALVESGADIHEINAVRKRLSRVKGGGLAAAAAPATALALLVSDVVGDDPGVIASGPFAPDESSAEEALAVLDRYGIEADESVREALRTGGEAATDLDHVHTHLLVNTRTAIDAAADLAFESGYDPLVLSSSMRGEAREIALAHVAVAEEVGAAGDPVAPPAAVLSGGEVTVTVAGDGEGGPNLELALAAALDLPEGVTLASVDTDGHDGGTDVAGAVVDSGTVGDDADAAREALADNDALPFLRERDALLDVESTTNVNDLRLVLVE
- a CDS encoding GNAT family N-acetyltransferase; its protein translation is MPGARVTRGERVALRTLERGDLSFVQRACTDPDLRYPLGTPVKNRTELEEGFEDRSDDRFVVCLDAPDAPPGAPDEGDTEPIGVVSVQDADWKRPELGYWLVPSVHGEGYGTEAVSLAVDYTFRTYDVPAIGAGAFASNDASRGLLESLGFTEEGCRRKFMYVDGEYRDMVQYGLLREEWRG
- a CDS encoding CinA family protein; the encoded protein is MSDESGDGDDEPIEKRVGEVLRERDATLAIAESCTGGLVGSRITDVSGASDYFDRSVVSYSYDAKRDLLAISRETLDDHGAVSEPVARQMARAVCDTADATWGLATTGIAGPDGGTDEDPVGTVYVGVANAAPWGTGESRTTVKRHVVEGTREEVKAGFVDRALTDLLERIESG